The following coding sequences lie in one Clupea harengus chromosome 23, Ch_v2.0.2, whole genome shotgun sequence genomic window:
- the LOC105910653 gene encoding transportin-2 — MYSQHPDQYEAPDKDFMIVALDLLSGLAEGLGSHVEQLVARSNIMTLLFQCMQDTMPEVRQSSFALLGDLTKACFPHVKPCIAEFMPILGLNLNPEFISVCNNATWAIGEIAMQMGAEMQPYVALVLNSLVEIINRPNTPKTLLENTAITIGRLGYVCPQEVAPVLPQFIQPWCSSLRNIRDNEEKDSAFRGICMMIGVNPGGVVQDFIFFCDAVASWVSPKDDLRDMFYKILHGFKDQVGEENWQHFSEQFPALLKERLSTCYGV; from the exons atgtacagCCAGCACCCGGACCAGTACGAGGCTCCCGATAAGGACTTCATGATCGTGGCGCTGGACCTGCTCAGCGGATTGGCCGAAGGGCTGGGGTCACACGTCGAGCAGCTGGTTGCCCGTAGCAACATCATGACGCTGCTCTTCCAGTGCATGCAG gacacTATGCCTGAGGTCAGACAGAGCTCTTTCGCATTGCTGGGGGATTTGACCAAAGCCTGCTTCCCCCATGTCAAACCCTgcattg ctgaGTTCATGCCTATTCTGGGCCTCAATCTGAACCCAGAGTTCATCTCTGTGTGCAACAACGCAACCTGGGCCATTGGAGAGATTGCCATGCAGATGG gagcgGAAATGCAGCCCTATGTGGCACTGGTCCTCAATAGCCTGGTGGAGATCATCAACAGACCAAACACCCCCAAAACCCTATTGGAGAATAcag CGATCACGATTGGCCGGTTGGGCTACGTGTGTCCACAGGAGGTTGCCCCCGTGCTGCCACAGTTCATCCAGCCCTG gtgctCGTCTTTGAGGAATATCCGTGACAACGAGGAGAAGGACTCTGCATTCCGAGGAATCTGCATGATGATCGGCGTCAATCCAGGCGGTgtggtccag gacTTCATCTTCTTCTGTGATGCCGTGGCGTCATGGGTCAGTCCAAAGGATGATTTGAGAGACATGTTCTATAAG ATTCTGCACGGGTTCAAGGATCAAGTCGGGGAGGAAAATTGGCAGCATTTTTCGGAGCAGTTTCCAGCACTACTGAAGGAACGCCTGTCGACCTGCTACGgcgtctaa
- the LOC105910654 gene encoding relaxin-3-like, translating to MWKAVVLVLAGCLLACGSRAMEGPTYGVKLCGREFIRAVIFTCGGSRWRRSLRSTGETLASSPLVQGGVAEGAGPQEGLSREWSRLQGGVFSRPVRSLITNDILEALRTSDRKGRDVVVGLSNACCKWGCSKSEISSLC from the exons ATGTGGAAGGCggtggttctggttctggccGGGTGCCTGCTGGCGTGTGGCTCTCGGGCCATGGAGGGCCCCACGTACGGCGTGAAGCTGTGCGGTCGGGAGTTCATCCGCGCCGTCATCTTCACCTGCGGGGGATCCCGCTGGAGACGGTCCCTCAGGAGCACAGGTGAG ACGCTTGCTTCCTCTCCGCTGGTCCAGGGCGGCGTGGCAGAGGGGGCGGGGCCTCAGGAGGGCCTGTCACGGGAGTGGTCGAGACTGCAGGGGGGCGTGTTCTCCCGGCCCGTCCGCTCCCTAATCACCAATGACATCCTGGAGGCGCTGCGCACGTCAGACAGGAAGGGGCGGGACGTGGTGGTGGGCCTGTCCAATGCCTGCTGCAAGTGGGGATGCAGCAAGAGTGAGATCAGCTCTCTgtgctga